The following are encoded in a window of Osmia bicornis bicornis chromosome 15, iOsmBic2.1, whole genome shotgun sequence genomic DNA:
- the LOC114873013 gene encoding protein phosphatase inhibitor 2-like — protein sequence MAENLSKRPTKGILKLSSSFDNPDLPRPSKETKWDEMNIIATLHPAEKDYGHMKIDEPKTPYNYEGLHNEFEFDQLDSTAVAAKLAGGSKPKIFEESSEDEEEKETPEEREKRKAFEAKRKSHYREWQVVQMARKQLLEQDEEDEDEDLEQNEDNEEDVEKEDGGSFPSEEQINFDVRFKCMPSCDTTEQK from the exons ATGGCAGAAAATCTTTCGAAACGACCTACTAaaggaattttgaaattatctAGCAGTTTCGATAATCCGGATCTACCTag ACCaagtaaagaaacaaaatggGATGAGATGAACATAATAGCAACATTGCATCCAGCGGAAAAAGATTATGGTCACATGAAGATTGATGAACCAAAAACCCCATACAACTATGAAGGCCTGCATaatgaatttgaatttgatcAATTAGATTCTACTGCTGTTGCTGCTAA ATTGGCAGGAGGTAGTAAACcaaaaatatttgaagaatcaagcgaagatgaagaagaaaaagaaacacctGAGGAAAGAG aaaaacgAAAAGCATTTGAAGCAAAAAGAAAGAGTCATTATCGAGAATGGCAAGTTGTTCAGATGGCTCGAAAACAATTACTTGAACAAGATGAAGAAGATGAGGATGAGGACCTTGAACAAAATGAAGATAATGAAGAAGATGTAGAAAAAGAAGACGGTGGTTCTTTTCCTTCAGAAGAACAAATCAATTTTGATGTTAGATTCAAATGCATGCCATCCTGTGATACAACAGAACAAAAATGA
- the LOC114872949 gene encoding uncharacterized protein LOC114872949 isoform X2 encodes MKDLDLIMNNSDCASCTLEPPPDILHIPPPPFPTVLQQGSDFYLHADLLSFLPHLNNSPCKHFCDRRSEGVQYIEMPQQGTVFDDTWLLVLISSCVGVIFIGIILATLLLKCKFNRSGKSSVISIPNVTSGIQTKMGRIQNEAVLYPCTTDAMQDSRVMWATLTPRGTTRHYLEEHTYETIGGGQFHKRACSTTPTEHTYADPPVAMPIQNQLKDDKAFDNTAFVDYEEPSLIKNDYCQLNDTLDPNELGMQKGTSRPRVSSPTRIEHPNLPPLNLYPHKHSFRKNSAIPQASDTLIRNSITSSTYIPTI; translated from the exons ATGAAGGATTTAGATTTAATAATGAACAATTCTGACTGTGCGTCGTGTACCTTGGAACCACCGCCTGACATTCTCCACATACCACCGCCACCGTTTCCAACTGTTCTTCAACAGGGTTCCGATTTCTATTTACATGCAGATTTGTTATCATTTCTACCACATCTTAATAATAGCCCGTGCAAACACTTCTGCGATCGGCGTTCCGAAGGGGTGCAATACATAGAAATGCCTCAACAAG GTACGGTGTTCGATGACACGTGGTTATTGGTTTTAATATCATCTTGTGTCGGTGTAATTTTTATAGGCATAATATTAGCAACGTTGCTCTTGAAATGCAAATT tAATAGAAGCGGTAAAAGCAGCGTGATTTCCATACCAAACGTAACATCCGGCATACAAACAAAAATGGGAAGAATTCAAAATGAAGCTGTACTTTATCCTTGCACGACTGATGCTATGCAAGATAGTCGTGTTATGTGGGCTACACTTACACCACGGGGTACTACAAGACACTATTTAGAGGAACATACATATGAAACAATTGGCGGCGGACAATTCCATAAACGTGCCTGTTCAACCACACCAACTGAACAT ACTTACGCAGATCCGCCGGTTGCTATGCCAATTCAGAATCAGCTGAAGGACGACAAAGCATTTGATAACACTGCGTTTGTAGATTATGAAGAACCTTccttaataaaaaatgattactGTCAGCTTAATGATACTTTGGATCCAAATGAGTTAg GCATGCAGAAAGGAACATCGCGTCCCCGTGTCAGTTCACCAACGAGAATTGAACATCCAAATTTACCACCACTTAATCTTTACCCTCATAAACATTCtttccgcaaaaattctgctATACCACAAGCTTCGGATACACTAATTAGAAATAGTATTACATCATCTACGTACATTCCTACtatataa
- the LOC114872847 gene encoding U3 small nucleolar RNA-associated protein 25 homolog — protein sequence MARGKRPIRGGKRKFDRHDNRPKSKRGKFNLKRKPYIQQRDTQNEEIENRRKILEEKKLRQRELESDSSDNEQVNPMQDLLSTFSSTNNLQETAIESDSESDAFDNEADIETKSDINKDSVSPSDTSDAEEKLSRENEEIKAKESDEEDPETAQEDAGYLKDLFSIHFHDDLSDKHYEAVSSVPQIMETHNIAWPILGNLICQIPKPKEVEHDISNKPKVSILENKQFARYGIVPSLIETVDWNTLYIKSQIHGNITRANYANIKDNVNTDPSPLTPLQRELFSVINNYQDLYYPEKTFSNDDQIRFIYCLHAVNHILKTRVKILHHNAKITKSKDKSIAEISEEYRDQGLVRPKVLIIVPFRHSCLKIVELLISILIGEDKGGSVMNKKRFMEDFSGNELAMPKKKPKPEDYELTFQGNIDDTFKIGISVTKRTLKLYSEFYSSDIIISSLLGLRMLIGAEGEAERDYDFLASIELLILDQAEIFLMQNWDHMIHVLNHLHLQPKDFHRTDFSRVRSWCVNGWAKYYRQTLIFSSIHVPEIYGIFNKKCYNYGGKVKVINPVVSGSICQVIVQVPQVFHRFEASSHSEALEQRMEFFVSKILPQYKDKIMNHTLIFVPSYFDFVKLRNYLKKEDYSFVQICEYTKDGKISRARDLFFHSEAQFLLYSERFHFFRRIRVKGIRHIIFYAPPVMPKFYTEMCNFMQEANQNPRAGSESNMTVTILYCKYDIMQLSAIVGTERANKMLGSERSVHMLMTGE from the coding sequence ATGGCACGTGGTAAAAGACCGATACGAGGTGGGAAGAGAAAGTTTGATAGACATGATAATCGACCAAAATCAAAAAGAGGTAAATTTAACCTAAAAAGGAAACCGTACATTCAACAACGTGATACTCAAaacgaagaaattgaaaatcgcAGAAAAATACTGGAGGAGAAAAAATTACGACAACGAGAATTAGAAAGTGATAGTTCAGATAATGAGCAAGTAAATCCTATGCAAGATTTGTTATCCACATTTTCAAGTACTAATAATCTTCAAGAAACTGCTATTGAATCTGACTCAGAAAGCGATGCTTTTGATAATGAAGCTGACATAGAAACAAAAAGTGATATTAATAAGGATTCAGTATCACCTTCTGATACTTCAGATGCTGAAGAGAAATTATCAAGGGAAAATGAAGAGATTAAGGCAAAGGAGTCTGATGAAGAAGATCCTGAAACTGCTCAAGAGGATGCTGGTTATTTAAAAGATCtattttcaattcattttcatGATGATTTAAGTGATAAGCATTATGAAGCAGTTTCTAGTGTTCCTCAGATTATGGAAACACACAATATAGCATGGCCAATTCTAGGAAATCTTATATGCCAAATTCCAAAACCTAAAGAAGTAGAACATGACATATCCAATAAACCTAAAGTTtctattttagaaaataaacaGTTTGCAAGGTACGGCATTGTTCCTTCCTTAATTGAAACTGTAGATTGGAATACATTGTACATAAAATCTCAAATTCATGGTAATATTACAAGAGCAAATTATGCAAATATAAAGGATAATGTGAACACTGATCCGTCTCCCCTGACTCCCTTGCAGAGGGAGTTATTTTCAGtgataaataattatcaagACTTGTATTATCCTGAGAAAACATTTTCCAATGATGATCAAATAAGATTTATATATTGTTTACATGCAGTTAACCACATATTAAAAACCAgagtaaaaatattacatcATAATGCAAAAATAACTAAATCAAAGGATAAGAGTATTGCAGAAATTTCAGAAGAATATAGAGATCAAGGGCTAGTAAGGCCAAAAGTTTTGATAATAGTTCCTTTTAGACATTCCTGTCTAAAAATTGTTGAACTCTTAATATCTATTTTAATTGGAGAAGATAAAGGTGGCTCTGTAATGAACAAAAAGAGATTCATGGAAGATTTTAGCGGCAATGAATTAGCAATGCCAAAAAAGAAGCCAAAACCGGAGGATTATGAATTAACATTTCAAGGAAACATAGATGATACCTTTAAAATTGGAATTTCTGTTACGAAAAGAACTCTGAAATTGTATTCCGAATTTTATTCTTCcgacataataatttcatccCTATTGGGATTAAGGATGTTAATAGGTGCAGAAGGTGAAGCAGAAAGAGATTACGATTTTTTAGCATCCATAGAACTATTAATTCTAGACCAagcagaaatatttttaatgcaaAACTGGGATCATATGATCCATGTCTTAAATCATTTGCATTTGCAACCAAAAGATTTTCATAGAACAGACTTCTCTAGAGTAAGAAGTTGGTGCGTAAACGGGTGGGCTAAATACTATAGACaaacattaatattttcaagtatTCACGTGCCTGAAATATATGGGATATTTAATAAGAAATGTTATAATTATGGTGGAAAAGTAAAGGTAATAAATCCTGTTGTTTCTGGATCCATTTGCCAAGTGATTGTACAAGTTCCACAAGTATTTCATAGGTTTGAAGCTTCAAGTCACTCTGAAGCCTTGGAACAGAGAATGGAATTTTTCGTGTCAAAAATACTTCCCCAATACAAAGATAAAATTATGAATCAtacattaatttttgttccatCTTACTTTGATTTTGTAAAGCTGAGAAATTATCTTAAGAAAGAAGATTATAGCTTTGTACAAATTTGCGAATATACCAAAGATGGAAAAATATCGAGAGCAAGAGATTTGTTCTTTCATAGCGAGGCACAATTTCTTCTCTATTCGGAacgatttcattttttccGTAGAATTAGAGTGAAAGGTATAAGGCACATTATATTTTATGCACCACCGGTCATGCCTAAGTTTTATACAGAGATGTGTAACTTTATGCAAGAAGCTAATCAAAATCCGCGAGCAGGTTCCGAAAGTAACATGACTGTGACTATTTTGTATTGTAAATACGACATAATGCAGCTTTCTGCAATAGTAGGTACAGAAAGAGCAAATAAAATGCTTGGATCAGAAAGATCTGTTCACATGCTTATGACTGgggaataa
- the LOC114872949 gene encoding uncharacterized protein LOC114872949 isoform X1 translates to MKDLDLIMNNSDCASCTLEPPPDILHIPPPPFPTVLQQGSDFYLHADLLSFLPHLNNSPCKHFCDRRSEGVQYIEMPQQGTVFDDTWLLVLISSCVGVIFIGIILATLLLKCKFNRSGKSSVISIPNVTSGIQTKMGRIQNEAVLYPCTTDAMQDSRVMWATLTPRGTTRHYLEEHTYETIGGGQFHKRACSTTPTEHVKLKTYADPPVAMPIQNQLKDDKAFDNTAFVDYEEPSLIKNDYCQLNDTLDPNELGMQKGTSRPRVSSPTRIEHPNLPPLNLYPHKHSFRKNSAIPQASDTLIRNSITSSTYIPTI, encoded by the exons ATGAAGGATTTAGATTTAATAATGAACAATTCTGACTGTGCGTCGTGTACCTTGGAACCACCGCCTGACATTCTCCACATACCACCGCCACCGTTTCCAACTGTTCTTCAACAGGGTTCCGATTTCTATTTACATGCAGATTTGTTATCATTTCTACCACATCTTAATAATAGCCCGTGCAAACACTTCTGCGATCGGCGTTCCGAAGGGGTGCAATACATAGAAATGCCTCAACAAG GTACGGTGTTCGATGACACGTGGTTATTGGTTTTAATATCATCTTGTGTCGGTGTAATTTTTATAGGCATAATATTAGCAACGTTGCTCTTGAAATGCAAATT tAATAGAAGCGGTAAAAGCAGCGTGATTTCCATACCAAACGTAACATCCGGCATACAAACAAAAATGGGAAGAATTCAAAATGAAGCTGTACTTTATCCTTGCACGACTGATGCTATGCAAGATAGTCGTGTTATGTGGGCTACACTTACACCACGGGGTACTACAAGACACTATTTAGAGGAACATACATATGAAACAATTGGCGGCGGACAATTCCATAAACGTGCCTGTTCAACCACACCAACTGAACATGTAAAACTCAAG ACTTACGCAGATCCGCCGGTTGCTATGCCAATTCAGAATCAGCTGAAGGACGACAAAGCATTTGATAACACTGCGTTTGTAGATTATGAAGAACCTTccttaataaaaaatgattactGTCAGCTTAATGATACTTTGGATCCAAATGAGTTAg GCATGCAGAAAGGAACATCGCGTCCCCGTGTCAGTTCACCAACGAGAATTGAACATCCAAATTTACCACCACTTAATCTTTACCCTCATAAACATTCtttccgcaaaaattctgctATACCACAAGCTTCGGATACACTAATTAGAAATAGTATTACATCATCTACGTACATTCCTACtatataa
- the LOC114872851 gene encoding GATOR complex protein NPRL3, translated as MEINPLSIILVKSDSKGDRLLFRYPHTTKHTRDSNQYTKKRNPYSLTITEDLLQSLPFPTSNISNGNLTGVNDEVLSTLFAVKPELCEQKFELKVNDVRFVGHPTLVPSHGLKEVNSSMLFNIVFALQAQASHSIVKCYYDLSTRLGIALRHEERRCGFLTEEIKIMVSTHDEIATRSEGESDCDESPYELILQRSSLARDLKSVFSSLSTSGIINIMINKWIQVRFCLPQKVHQSHEKGFVINPEIIDRCLNSLRPYHGLLLLIEPSDLLDSLPIDSSPALKRLIQMYSPLKNLQTLAADSDLTLTQVFQLTGHLVYWAKATIIYPLCESNVYVVSPDAIITNQLLEIFSEEFPGFCLLQVLSDFSLPTSISQKLNPLNQLQQQTQLVKIIIWLLKNHLLLQLHTYVQYMPMVHGRVLDTKDEMNHNVNEIIDSSNNAWNLSEISKGNTVDMAEELTMSFRKENEMYNYQSEDYDIPSDDRKLLDRLCRLGYFNGNRHLEEIMYLENIRRSQLLQILDKFRDVLITCECEDPAIALFYSQFSS; from the exons atGGAAATAAACCCATTAAGTATAATTCTTGTAAAAAGCGATAGTAAAGGCGACAGACTTTTGTTCCGATATCCGCATACAACAAAACACACACGAGATTCTAATCAATATACTAAAAAGAGAAATCCATATTCACTCACTATTACAGAAGATCTATTACAG tCTTTACCTTTTCCAACTTCTAATATAAGCAATGGAAACTTAACCGGAGTAAATGATGAAGTATTATCAACTTTATTCGCTGTTAAACCAGAATTATGCGAACAAAAGTTTGAGCTAAAAGTAAATGATGTACGTTTTGTTGGGCATCCAACTTTAGTTCCATCACATGGATTAAAAGAAGTTAATTCTTCTATGCTTTTCAATATAGTCTTTGCCCTTCAAGCGCAAGCAAGTCATTCTATTGTAAAATGTTATTATGATTTAAGCACAAG ACTTGGAATAGCTTTAAGGCACGAAGAAAGGAGGTGCGGATTTTTAacagaagaaattaaaattatggtTTCTACTCATGATGAAATTGCTACTAG atCAGAAGGTGAAAGCGATTGTGACGAATCACCGTACGAATTAATATTACAAAGAAGTTCACTTGCACGTGACTTAAAGTCCGTATTTAGTAGTCTTAGTACTTCtggtataattaatattatgatCAACAAATGGATTCAAGTGCGTTTCTGTCTCCCACAAAAAGTTCATCAATCCCATGAAAAGGGATTCGTCATTAATCCAGAAATAATAGACAG atGTTTAAATAGTTTAAGACCTTATCATGGTTTATTGTTGCTTATCGAACCGTCAGATTTATTGGATTCGCTTCCAATAGATTCTTCACCGGCTCTTAAACGTTTAATTCAAATGTACAgtcctttgaaaaatttacaaacaTTGGCTGCTGATTCTGATTTGACGCTTACACAAGTTTTTCAATTAACTGGTCATTTAGTATATTGGGCCAAAGCTACCATAATTTATCCCCTTTGTGAAAGTAATGTCTACGTTGTTTCTCCAGATGCTATTATTACCAATCAGttgttagaaatattttccGAAGAATTTCCAGGATTCTGCCTTTTACAA GTTCTTAGTGATTTTTCATTACCGACATCCATAAGTCAAAAATTAAATCCTTTGAATCAATTACAACAACAAACGCAAttagtgaaaataataatatggtTGTTAAAGAATCATTTACTGTTACAATTACATACGTATGTACAATATATGCCAATGGTGCATGGGAGGGTGTTG GATACAAAGGATGAAATGAATCATAATGTAAACGAGATTATAGATAGCAGTAACAATGCATGGAATTTAAGTGAAATTTCGAAAGGGAACACCGTAGATATGGCAGAGGAATTAACAATGTCTTTCCGTAAAGAAAACGAAATGTACAATTATCAGTCAGAAGATTATGATATTCCTTCCGACGACAGAAAGTTGCTGGACAGACTCTGTCGTCTCGGTTATTTTAATGGAAACCGCCATTTAGAAGAGATCAtgtatttagaaaatattcgTAGGTCACAATTATTGCAAATTTTAGATAAATTTCGAGATGTATTGATTACATGTGAATGCGAAGATCCTGCTATAGCTCTTTTTTATAGTCAGTTTAGTTCTTAA
- the LOC114872950 gene encoding charged multivesicular body protein 1b yields MSVSQMEKNLFNLKFAVKELERNSKKCEKEEKVEKAKVKKAIQKGNMEGARIHAENAIRQKNQALNYLRMSARVDAVASRVQTALTTRKVTQSMAGVVKAMDAAMKSMNLEKISGLMDKFESQFEDLDVQSSYMENAMSQTTTTNVPQNDVDNLLQQVADEAGLELNMELPSGQLSTIGSSTVSQEQDELTQRLARLRE; encoded by the exons ATGTCCGTCTCTCAGATGGAAA aaaatttatttaatcttAAGTTTGCTGTGAAGGAGTTGGAAAGAAATTCgaaaaaatgtgaaaaagaagaaaaggttGAAAAGGCTAAAGTAAAGAAAGCAATTCAGAAAGGTAATATGGAAGGTGCACGTATCCATGCAGAAAATGCTATTCGTCAAAAAAATCAAGCACTGAACTACTTGCGTATGAGTGCAAGAGTTGATGCTGTAGCTAGCAGGGTACAGACAGCTTTAACTACACGTAAAGTTACCCAGTCAATGGCCGGAGTAGTAAAAGCTATGGATGCAGCAATGAAATCCatgaatttagaaaaaatttctG GTTTAATGGATAAGTTTGAAAGTCAATTTGAAGACCTAGATGTACAGAGTTCATACATGGAAAATGCTATGTCTCAAACTACAACTACAAATGTCCCACAGAACGATGTTGATAATTTATTACAGCAAGTTGCAGACGAAGCTGG TCTAGAATTGAATATGGAATTACCATCTGGACAATTAAGCACTATAGGTTCATCTACTGTTAGTCAAGAACAGGATGAGCTTACACAACGATTAGCAAGACTTCGCGAATAG
- the LOC114873006 gene encoding DNA polymerase epsilon subunit 2 isoform X2: MADEKLVKTVQSTFSLYGLVLSRKLSISLAKELLKVEENERISWLTQIVEKVLAENLDNPHINVDTLKLAIEECVRPDTLKSTETVINVIDLFNAPKIKYDLSKRKFVLETIRPDIYTEARYKTEIFKNRYELLWYRTLRHDLFSPPKLGEKKDDWIELVPIEHLLSENKSGNICVMGLLTQLTEGQYYLEDLGGTIKIDLRRANFQDGLIVEASMVIASGNYRDGVLYVEEIGFPPAESTHNARVDFGYADCPPIAFVLCGHFLSFPTSTTSLDKLKEGLKDLSEIIKQYPGIKESSKFIFVPASEDIGSAKILPRSPLPKCLTENFRKNIPGAIFTTNPCRIQYCTKEIVVIREDILTKMCRNTLNFPHTGNIYDHYAKSIICQSHLTPISLSIVPIYWKLDHALQLYPTPDLIVSADKFESYETKQSNCHIINPGLFPKNNYSFKVYIPALDLIEHCAIPKDMNEV, encoded by the exons ATGGCCGATGAAAAATTAGTGAAAACAGTACAAAGTACTTTCTCTCTATATGGTCTTGTCCTTTCAAG GAAACTTAGCATTTCTCTTGCTAAGGAACTTTTAAAGGTAGAAGAAAATGAACGCATAAGTTGGCTCACACAGATTGTGGAGAAAGTTTTAGCTGAAAATTTAGATAATCCACACATTAATGTTGATACTCTTAAATTGGCAATAGAAGAATGCGTAAGACCAGATACATTAAAATCCACGGAAACAGTGATAAATGTCATAGATTTATTTAATGCCccaaaaattaaatatgacTTATCTAAGAGAAAATTTGTATTGGAAACTATTAGACCAGACATATATACCGAAGCACGATataaaactgaaattttcaaaaatagatATGAATTACTTTGGTACAGAACTTTAAGACACGATTTATTTAGTCCTCCCAAGCTTGGTGAGAAAAAGGATGATTGGATTGAATTAGTACCAATTGAACATTTGTTAAGCGAAAATAAAAGTGGAAATATTTGCGTAATGGGTCTTTTAACACAATTAACAGAGGGTCAGTATTATTTGGAAGACCTAGGAGGAACCATTAAGATTGACTTACGGAGAGCA AATTTTCAGGATGGTTTAATTGTAGAAGCTTCTATGGTAATAGCTAGCGGGAATTACAGAGATGGTGTTTTATATGTGGAAGAAATAGGATTCCCACCAGCAGAATCAACTCATAATGCACGCGTTGATTTTG GATATGCCGATTGTCCACCTATAGCTTTTGTATTATGCGGACATTTTTTAAGCTTTCCAACAAGTACAACAAGcttagataaattaaaagaaggaCTCAAAGATTTGAGCGAGATAATAAAGCAGTATCCTGGTATAAAAGAATCttcgaaatttatttttgtgcCTGCTTCAGAGGATATAGGATCAGCAAAAATTTTACCGAGATCACCACTTCCAAAATGTCTAACTGAAAATTTTAGGAAGAATATTCCTGGTGCAATATTTACTACTAATCCATGTAGAATTCAATATTGTACAAAGGAAATTGTAGTGATAAGAGAagatattttaacaaaaatgtgTAGAAATACGCTTAACTTTCCACATACAGGCAACATTTATGATCAT TATGCCAAATCAATTATTTGCCAATCCCATTTGACACCTATAAGTCTTTCAATAGTACCAATATACTGGAAGCTTGATCATGCTTTGCAACTATATCCAACACCTGATCTGATTGTATCTGCTGACAAATTTGAATCATATGAAACGAAGCAATCAAATTGTCACATAATCAATCCTGGATTATTTCCAAAGAacaattattctttcaaaGTATACATTCCAGCTCTAGATCTGATCGAACATTGCGCTATTCCAAAAGATATGAATGAGGTTTGA
- the LOC114873006 gene encoding DNA polymerase epsilon subunit 2 isoform X1 — protein sequence MADEKLVKTVQSTFSLYGLVLSRKLSISLAKELLKVEENERISWLTQIVEKVLAENLDNPHINVDTLKLAIEECVRPDTLKSTETVINVIDLFNAPKIKYDLSKRKFVLETIRPDIYTEARYKTEIFKNRYELLWYRTLRHDLFSPPKLGEKKDDWIELVPIEHLLSENKSGNICVMGLLTQLTEGQYYLEDLGGTIKIDLRRANFQDGLIVEASMVIASGNYRDGVLYVEEIGFPPAESTHNARVDFGNANTFGGSNKLSLKFSEKLKHYEDSNKDGMIVFVSEMWLDDVVVLQKFKTMLAGYADCPPIAFVLCGHFLSFPTSTTSLDKLKEGLKDLSEIIKQYPGIKESSKFIFVPASEDIGSAKILPRSPLPKCLTENFRKNIPGAIFTTNPCRIQYCTKEIVVIREDILTKMCRNTLNFPHTGNIYDHYAKSIICQSHLTPISLSIVPIYWKLDHALQLYPTPDLIVSADKFESYETKQSNCHIINPGLFPKNNYSFKVYIPALDLIEHCAIPKDMNEV from the exons ATGGCCGATGAAAAATTAGTGAAAACAGTACAAAGTACTTTCTCTCTATATGGTCTTGTCCTTTCAAG GAAACTTAGCATTTCTCTTGCTAAGGAACTTTTAAAGGTAGAAGAAAATGAACGCATAAGTTGGCTCACACAGATTGTGGAGAAAGTTTTAGCTGAAAATTTAGATAATCCACACATTAATGTTGATACTCTTAAATTGGCAATAGAAGAATGCGTAAGACCAGATACATTAAAATCCACGGAAACAGTGATAAATGTCATAGATTTATTTAATGCCccaaaaattaaatatgacTTATCTAAGAGAAAATTTGTATTGGAAACTATTAGACCAGACATATATACCGAAGCACGATataaaactgaaattttcaaaaatagatATGAATTACTTTGGTACAGAACTTTAAGACACGATTTATTTAGTCCTCCCAAGCTTGGTGAGAAAAAGGATGATTGGATTGAATTAGTACCAATTGAACATTTGTTAAGCGAAAATAAAAGTGGAAATATTTGCGTAATGGGTCTTTTAACACAATTAACAGAGGGTCAGTATTATTTGGAAGACCTAGGAGGAACCATTAAGATTGACTTACGGAGAGCA AATTTTCAGGATGGTTTAATTGTAGAAGCTTCTATGGTAATAGCTAGCGGGAATTACAGAGATGGTGTTTTATATGTGGAAGAAATAGGATTCCCACCAGCAGAATCAACTCATAATGCACGCGTTGATTTTGGTAATGCCAACACATTTGGTGGTTCCAACAAACTTTCTTTAAAgttttcagaaaaattaaaacattacGAAGACAGCAATAAAGATGGAATGATTGTCTTTGTATCCGAAATGTGGCTAGATGACGTTGttgttttacaaaaatttaaaactaTGTTAGCAGGATATGCCGATTGTCCACCTATAGCTTTTGTATTATGCGGACATTTTTTAAGCTTTCCAACAAGTACAACAAGcttagataaattaaaagaaggaCTCAAAGATTTGAGCGAGATAATAAAGCAGTATCCTGGTATAAAAGAATCttcgaaatttatttttgtgcCTGCTTCAGAGGATATAGGATCAGCAAAAATTTTACCGAGATCACCACTTCCAAAATGTCTAACTGAAAATTTTAGGAAGAATATTCCTGGTGCAATATTTACTACTAATCCATGTAGAATTCAATATTGTACAAAGGAAATTGTAGTGATAAGAGAagatattttaacaaaaatgtgTAGAAATACGCTTAACTTTCCACATACAGGCAACATTTATGATCAT TATGCCAAATCAATTATTTGCCAATCCCATTTGACACCTATAAGTCTTTCAATAGTACCAATATACTGGAAGCTTGATCATGCTTTGCAACTATATCCAACACCTGATCTGATTGTATCTGCTGACAAATTTGAATCATATGAAACGAAGCAATCAAATTGTCACATAATCAATCCTGGATTATTTCCAAAGAacaattattctttcaaaGTATACATTCCAGCTCTAGATCTGATCGAACATTGCGCTATTCCAAAAGATATGAATGAGGTTTGA